A stretch of the Candidatus Afararchaeum irisae genome encodes the following:
- a CDS encoding Hvo_1808 family surface protein, translating to MTHLNRSVVLVSLVVVLSLCLVPTASAEIGEVDGYSHDDRLDINTSDGLSDDEAEALVSRSMARVEYIRGVEFNSEIPVRSISRSEYRDRMSEREKGSNSNSNRNSTLSDWNNQVWEALFIVGENDDVTDEIHDVINSNVIGYYSPENDTVFLVSGASKIDGSTLVHELVHALQDQRGKLEEFRNTSRLTQDQQLASDAVIEGEANYIMYRYEERCGDGWNCLEGGSSSTSGSGSDVNLGVLMTMYEPYSDDPGYVASLVEDRDRNGYRWSRLEERYDDPPETTEEVIHLHLGGSDDVPEIEFNDTSSRNWSLYEHGYDTVGEASIHNMFWYQSYKYGVEATNTSDFRQPSRKYGIYRYVSRASAGWGNDRVYPYKTDGGGNGYVWKTVWDSESDADEFYDAYTEVLEGHGAERHGEAWVIPDGEFADAFHVTKDGKTVKIVNAPDVESLSQIDATITTGTSDSESESVSVGSDPDSGSGSGSDVSETVTNPISGVFPSDTTALTVSLVVFVAFIAVASLTALRR from the coding sequence TTGACACATCTCAACCGTTCCGTCGTCCTCGTCTCTCTCGTCGTTGTACTGTCCCTATGTCTCGTTCCGACCGCATCCGCTGAGATAGGCGAAGTAGACGGCTACTCCCATGACGACAGACTCGACATAAACACCTCAGACGGACTCTCCGACGACGAGGCGGAGGCTCTCGTCTCACGTAGCATGGCACGTGTCGAGTACATACGCGGGGTCGAGTTTAACTCGGAGATTCCCGTGAGGAGTATATCACGGTCGGAGTACCGCGACAGGATGTCGGAGAGGGAGAAAGGGTCTAACAGTAATAGTAACAGAAACAGTACTCTCTCCGACTGGAACAACCAGGTCTGGGAAGCCCTCTTCATAGTCGGAGAGAACGACGACGTCACCGACGAGATACACGACGTCATCAACTCGAACGTCATAGGCTACTACTCGCCCGAGAACGACACCGTCTTCCTCGTGAGCGGTGCCTCGAAGATAGACGGGTCGACACTCGTACACGAACTCGTACACGCACTCCAGGATCAGAGAGGCAAGCTTGAGGAGTTCAGGAACACGTCACGTCTCACACAGGATCAGCAGCTCGCGTCGGACGCTGTCATAGAGGGCGAGGCGAACTACATCATGTACAGGTACGAGGAGAGATGCGGCGACGGATGGAACTGCCTCGAAGGCGGATCGTCGTCGACGTCGGGGTCGGGGTCAGACGTCAACCTCGGTGTACTGATGACTATGTACGAGCCCTACTCAGACGATCCCGGCTACGTAGCCTCGCTCGTCGAAGACCGAGATAGGAATGGATACAGATGGAGCCGTCTCGAAGAAAGGTACGACGACCCACCCGAGACGACTGAGGAGGTCATACATCTCCATCTCGGTGGCTCAGACGACGTCCCCGAGATCGAGTTCAACGACACGTCGTCACGTAACTGGAGTCTCTACGAACACGGCTACGACACAGTCGGCGAGGCGTCGATCCACAATATGTTCTGGTACCAGAGCTACAAGTACGGAGTCGAAGCCACCAACACATCGGACTTCAGACAGCCCTCACGCAAGTACGGTATCTACAGATACGTCAGCCGAGCCTCGGCGGGATGGGGCAACGACAGAGTCTATCCCTACAAGACAGACGGCGGCGGGAACGGTTACGTCTGGAAGACTGTCTGGGACTCCGAGAGCGACGCCGACGAGTTCTACGACGCCTACACAGAGGTTCTCGAAGGACACGGAGCCGAGAGACACGGAGAGGCGTGGGTGATACCCGACGGCGAGTTCGCCGACGCTTTCCATGTCACGAAGGATGGAAAGACAGTAAAGATCGTCAACGCGCCCGACGTCGAGAGTCTGAGTCAGATCGACGCGACCATAACCACAGGGACATCCGATTCAGAGTCAGAGTCGGTGTCAGTCGGTTCAGACCCTGATTCAGGTTCAGGCTCAGGTTCAGATGTTTCGGAGACAGTTACGAATCCGATCTCCGGGGTGTTTCCGAGCGACACAACCGCATTAACCGTGTCTCTGGTCGTCTTTGTCGCCTTCATAGCCGTGGCTTCTCTTACGGCTCTTAGACGTTAG
- the gpmI gene encoding 2,3-bisphosphoglycerate-independent phosphoglycerate mutase: protein MTHAALIILDGWGIRDETQGNAVANAETPNFDRWRREGRFGLLTTHGPSVGLTEGQMGNSEVGHLNIGAGRIVRQPIKRIDESIDDGSFFENEALVDAVESGDRLHLMGLVSDGGVHSAQRHLHTLLEMAQDHRREAVVHAFLDGRDTPPKSALGYIEELEEKADETDATVATVSGRYYAMDRDERWERTGMAYDAIVSREGRDAETASEAVEEAYDRGETDEFVEPTVVDGAPALEDGDSVVFFNFRADRARQLTRMLNGIDSDAWDTREYPSLDLDFTTMTEYDSEYGLDVAFDPVEPENVLGEVVSDEGMTQMRIAETEKYAHVTYFLNGGREETFDGEERVIVPSPDVETYDETPRMSAREVTDKALEAVGEYDLLILNYANPDMVGHTGDYEAAVEACEFVDMCAGELVDALVEDGAEVIVTADHGNADEMGTPDDPHTAHTFNPAPFIQIDGDGEVERRGELRDIAPSLLKLLGTEAPDEMTGDPLV from the coding sequence ATGACTCACGCCGCGCTCATAATACTCGACGGCTGGGGAATACGTGACGAGACTCAGGGGAACGCGGTCGCAAACGCCGAGACACCCAACTTCGACAGATGGAGACGCGAGGGAAGGTTCGGTCTTCTCACGACACACGGACCCTCTGTCGGTCTCACCGAGGGTCAGATGGGGAACTCCGAGGTCGGACATCTCAACATAGGCGCGGGTAGGATAGTCAGACAGCCCATAAAACGGATAGACGAGTCTATAGACGACGGCTCTTTCTTCGAGAACGAAGCTCTCGTCGATGCGGTCGAGTCGGGAGACCGTCTCCATCTCATGGGACTCGTGAGCGACGGCGGTGTACATTCGGCACAGAGACATCTCCACACCCTCTTAGAGATGGCACAGGATCACCGACGCGAGGCAGTCGTACACGCCTTCCTCGACGGACGTGACACTCCTCCGAAGAGTGCTCTCGGTTATATCGAGGAGTTAGAGGAGAAGGCGGACGAGACAGATGCGACGGTTGCGACGGTCTCGGGACGTTACTACGCGATGGACAGGGACGAGAGATGGGAACGCACGGGCATGGCTTACGACGCGATAGTCAGCCGCGAGGGAAGAGACGCCGAGACAGCCAGCGAGGCGGTCGAGGAAGCCTACGACAGGGGAGAGACAGACGAGTTCGTCGAGCCGACTGTCGTCGACGGTGCCCCCGCTCTCGAAGACGGTGACTCAGTTGTCTTCTTCAACTTCCGTGCCGACAGGGCGCGCCAGCTTACGCGTATGCTGAACGGCATAGACTCCGACGCTTGGGACACCCGGGAGTATCCATCTCTCGACCTCGACTTTACTACGATGACCGAGTACGACTCCGAGTACGGCTTAGACGTGGCTTTCGACCCCGTCGAGCCCGAGAACGTCTTAGGCGAAGTAGTCTCGGACGAGGGAATGACACAGATGCGGATAGCTGAGACCGAGAAGTACGCCCACGTGACCTACTTCCTCAACGGAGGCAGAGAGGAGACCTTCGACGGAGAGGAGCGCGTCATAGTTCCGAGCCCTGACGTCGAGACCTACGACGAGACACCCCGTATGAGTGCGCGTGAGGTCACCGACAAGGCACTCGAAGCCGTCGGAGAGTACGATCTCCTCATACTCAACTACGCCAACCCCGACATGGTGGGACACACGGGAGACTACGAAGCCGCAGTCGAGGCGTGTGAGTTCGTCGACATGTGCGCGGGAGAGCTCGTCGACGCTCTCGTAGAGGACGGAGCCGAGGTTATCGTGACAGCCGACCACGGAAACGCCGACGAGATGGGGACTCCCGACGACCCACATACCGCACATACCTTCAACCCCGCTCCCTTCATACAGATAGACGGAGACGGCGAGGTGGAGCGACGTGGGGAGCTTCGTGACATCGCTCCGAGCCTCCTCAAGCTACTCGGGACTGAGGCTCCTGATGAGATGACGGGCGACCCTCTCGTCTGA